DNA sequence from the Geobacter sp. AOG2 genome:
GGAAAAATCCTTTTTCCAACTGCTGATCTCGGTTTCGGGCATCGGTCCCAAGATGGCTCGCGACATCCTCTCCAACATCCAGCCCGGCCCACTTGCCCAGGCCCTTGTCCAAGGGGATGTCCACAAGCTCTCCGCGATTCCGGGCATCGGCAAGAAAACTGCTGAACGTCTGGCCCTGGAGTTGAAGGACAAGGCCGGCAAACTGGATCTCGCTTCCGCCCCAGCCTTTGAGGCGCGGGAGATACCGGCGGAGGACGTCATGGATGATGTCGTATCGGCACTGCTCAACCTAGGGTACAAGGAACCGCAGGTGCGCAAGGCCCTGGGGGGGCTTGACGCTGCAGGCGGCGCCACGGTTGAGGAGTTGCTCAAACAGGCTCTGAAGATATTGATGAAGTAGTGGCAATGACCGGATTGGATCAGTAATCGTCAGACGATCCGCCGCCATCGAAACCGCCACCCCCGCCGGAAAAGCCATCGCCGCCGGATGAGCCGCCACCACCGCCATAAAAACCGCCTCCGCCCCAGCCGCCTCCATAAAAACCGCCACCTCCCCCACCTCCTCCGAACATGCCGGAAAACAGCAGGCTGAGCAGAAAACCTCCCACCAGTCCGGCGCCGGCTAATAGCAACAACATGGTGAGGCTTAGGCCGGGAAAAGTCAGAAACGCGGCCAAGGGCAGCCCGATAGCCCCGGCCAGGCCACTCAGGTAGCGGGAAAACGCGCCGAGCAGAACCACGACAACAGCAATCAACAGGAGGAGGACCGGAAGCGGAGACGCCCCCTTTTTATGTGCCTGTTTGTGCCTCTCTTGTGGAGCGGCCTGGAATTCTCCCTTGGTGGCGGAGATGATGGCGTCGACTCCGGCGGTGACGCCCTGGTCAAAGTTATCGGATTTGAGGTAGGGGCGCATGACGTCTCGGATGATATGGCTGGCGGTTATGTCCGGCAGCACCCCCTGGAGCCCCATGCCGACCTCTATGCGCACCTTGCGTTCGGCCTGGGCCAGGACCAGCAGCACGCCGTTGTCCTTACCTTTCTGCCCGAGCTTCCACTGCTCAGCCACATGGATGGAGAATTGGTCAATATCGTCCCCTTGAAGCGAGGGAACGGTTAGCACGGCTATCTGGGTGGATGAGTCATGCTCGAAGGAGGCCAGTTTTTGTTCCAGTTGCTGCGCGGCTTCGGGCGACAACATCCGGGCATAGTCGTTCACCCGTCCGTGGAGCTGCGGCACGTCGAGGGCCTGCAACGGAAGCGGCAGAAGGACCAGAAACGCCAGTATGAAGATGTTTGGTAACTTCATGGTAACGCCCCCGCTGCCGCTCGTGTCAGAACTTGATCTTGGGTGCTGTTTTCGCCCCTTCTTCTGCCTTGAACGCCTCTTTGCGGTTTAAGTGCAACAGCAGTGAATTTGTGAGCGAATTGGGAAAGGTACGGATGCTGGTGTTGAATACCTGCACGCTCGCGTTGTAGCGCTCACGGGCCACGTTGATACGATTCTCGGTCCCTTCGAGTTGCTTCTGCAAGTCCATGAAATTCTGGTTGGCCTTCAAATCCGGGTATTTCTCCACCACAACCATCAGACGAGAAAGGGCACCGGAGAGTTCACCCTGGGCCTGCTGAAACCTGTTTAGGCTCTCGGGATTGTTGAGGACATCCTTGCTGACCTGCATGGAGCCGACCTTGGCGCGGGCCTCAGTGACCGCTTTGAGCGTATCGGCCTCATGCTTGGCATATCCTTTTACCACCTCCACCAGGTTGGGAATCAGGTCGGCCCGACGCTGATAGGATGATTCCACGTTGCCCCAGGCGGCGACGACCGCCTCTTCATTAGCCTGCATGGTGTTGTAGCCACAGCCAGACAGCGAGGCCAGCAGTAGTAAAATGGGTAGTTTCGCGATGATTCTTTTCATGATTGTTCCTCCATTGGTACGGGTTAAAATTTAGGGCCACTCACGCCGTGTCGTTCCGATAGTAAAGTTTCAGCCCGGTAAGCAGGGCGTTGCATACAAGCGGTACGATATTGGCCAAAATCAACGGCAGATTGTGGATAAGCATACCGTATATCATCCAGAGAGCAACACCTATGGAGAGCAGCAGCGGTTGCCAGACGGAGATGTCCCGTGCATGACGGGTACGCAGGGTCTTTGCGACCTGGGGAATGGCTGCTATGCTGGTCAGCAAGCCGGCAATCAGTCCGAGATGCGTCGGGTTCACGGCCGCTTCCTTCCGTCAAAATCGCTGCTGGCCCAGTCGATCTGAGAGATTGCGCCCCGCAGAATGGAAACTTCGCGGCTGTCCAGCTCAGCCCGGAAAAATATCCGCCGTATCGAGCGCATGATATGCTCCGGGTTTTGCTCGTTGAGAAAGCCGATCTTCAGCAGACATGAACTCAACTGGCTAAAAAACGGTTCCATCTCCTCCGATGTCGCCAACGGAGTGTTCCTGCCGCCGCCGGGGGGGGTACCCGCCTTGCCCAACTCGTAACAGAATACCAGGACTGCCTGGGCCAGATTGAGGGAGCCGTATTCATCTGCCGAAGGGATGGTGGCATGCCAGCGGCAGAGCGACAGCTCTTCGGTGGTCAACCCGCTGTCCTCCCGCCCGAAGACGACTGCCGCCCTGCAACCGGGGCCTGCCTGTTCCCTGAGATTGGCGGCGACCTCAACCGGCGAGAGGATCTCCTGACGGTATTTTCCGTGACGGCGGGTAGTGCCGATGGTCAGGGCACAGTCTGCCAAGGCGGAGGCCAGATCGGGGAACTGCTCCGCCTGCTCCAGCAGGTTTTTGGCCGCAACGGCGAATTTGAGGGACTCGGGGTGGAACCGGTCGCACCCTTTGACCAGCCGTAGTCGGGAGAGTCCCATATTCTTCATGGCGCGGCACACCATGCCGATGTTGCCGGGAGACTGCGGTTCCACCAATACGATGGCGATGTTGTCCAAGATGGATTTCATGGGTTGGTCTTCCTTGCGTTTCGCAGGGCACGCATCCTGGCAAGTCTTTGCCGGGCCGGCCCTTTCAGTTTAAAGGCGTGATAGGCGTGGAAACACCAAGCCATCATGATGAATCCCACCAGTATCAGCATCAGATACTGTTCGTATTTACCCACATCATCCAGTACCAGGGCAGCGCTTTTGCCGAACAGGTAGCCGGCCAACGAGAATACGACCGCCCAGGAAAGGGCGCTCAGCAGATTGATCCAGAAGAATTTCCGGGGTGCCAGGCTCGTAATGCCAAGAATGATGGGAAGCACAATGCGGAATCCGTAGGTGTAGCGAGAGATGAATGCTACGAACGATCCGTATTTTTCGATCAGGTGAAGCGCTTCGCGGAATTTGCGGGCAATTGAGTGAAAGCGCCGCAGCAGGCTTTTACCCTTGAAGCGGCCGAGGTAGAAGTAGCACTGATCACCGAGGAAGGAACCGGCCCATGAGGTGAAAATCACGCCTGTCACGTTCAGATACCCCTGGAAAGCCAGGAAGCCCGCCATGATCAGGATTGCCTCTCCTTCGAGAAAGGTGCCGACAAACAGAACCCAATAACCATGGAGTTGGAGGTAGTCCTTGAGTAATTGCTGGAAGTGCACTATCTGCTCCCGTCAGCACGCGCTCCACTGGTTATACTGCCAGCCGCCCCGCTATTTCCGATCTCATCAGTTCGATCATCTCTTCGATACGGGCATTGCCGTCGATGCTTCTCGCTTCGTTTTCAAACTGTTTGATGAATGTCACGGCTTTTTCGTCATCGTAAAGGATTCTGGCGCCGCCGGCCTTTTGGAGGCATTTTTCAACTGTAATGCGCCCCTCTTTGGAGAGGTATGCCGCGGCAATTTCCATGAGGTCTTCTACTAGTCCCTGTAACTTTCCATCATCCAATAAGGTCGTGGCAATCTTTTGTGGATCAGGTACTTCCTTGGGGCGTGGGATCGTTTGCCGGGCCTGTGCCGCTTCCCAGAGTTTATCGAGATTGACCAAGTGTAGAAGGCTGCAGCGCATCAGTTCTTCCATCGGCTTGGTGGAACGGACCTCCATAAGCGCTCCGGGGAGTACTGCTATCTTGCGGGACTCTTCGGGAGACACCTCGATGGTTTTGGCGTTGTCGTGGTAATAGCCTATCGGCTGGCCGTCCTTATAGAAGATTATGGCGGAGCGGTCAGGGGTATAAAAACGGATGACGCCATTCAGCCCCTGGTTTCTGAGTTGGGCGAGGGTTTCCTTGATATCGGTACGGCGGACCTCGCTACTGCTCAACTGTTTGGTACCGAGGATCAACGCATGGGCGCACACGGCCAAGTCGGCCGTCATACGATAGATGTTGATTTCACCGTTGGAAGAGAGGACTTTGTCGAACAACAGTGAGAAGGCTTCCACGCCGGTTTTCTCTCGTCCTTTTTCACAGGCGCTGATAGAGATCAAGACCCCTTTAATAAAGATGCAATTGGCCTCGAAATCAGCATCGCCATAACTGAGATAGCCGGAAAATCCACCTTTGGCCAACTTGTTCAGCACCTCGGGGGGGACGAGCTTGTGAGCGGGTATCTTTTCATAGAGCGGGTTTGCTTTCGGTAATAACGACATGTTCTGTCTCCTGAATATTCTCGAATATTCAGATGAAAACGGCGGCTGACCACCATTACAATCACTATGTATAAAGTATTTTAGCCTACTGTATTTCTCAGGTCATGTCAAAATGTTATTGACCGGGACAACGCGGCAAAAAGGAGCGAACAGAAGGCTGGCGTCACGACTTTAATATGCTTGACATGTCATGGTCGTTTGATTAACTATTTGCGCATGTTTACAAATGATTTCCGTCTCATTCAGGTCGGATGAGCCGAAAGGAATTTTATACGGTGAGCTCCAAAAAGGACAAACTGATAGAAGAAGCCCAAAAGCACATCCAGCGCGGCCAGTTGGACAAAGCCGTCAAGATCTATGTACAAGTGCTGTCTCTTGAGCCTTCCGCCATCAACCTGCGCCAGAAGCTGGCCGAACTTCTGGTCAAGGCCGGGCAGTCCGATGGTGCTCGAACCGAGTATGAGGCCATCGGAAAACATTACGCCTCAAGTGGTTTCTACCTGAAGGCAATCGCTGTGTATAAACAGGTGCAAAAGCTCTTCCCCGGTGATATTGCCATTACCCTGACATTGGCCGGCCTGAACGAAAAACATGGCTTGGTCGGCAACGCCCTGGCCGAATACAAGTTGGCATACGATTATTACGAGCGGGAATCCAACGGGTCGGAATCGCTCAAGATACTCGAAAAGATGCAGGCTGTTGACCAGCAGAATGCCAACATCAAACTCAAGTTGGCCGAGGCGTATTTCAATGCCGGCAAGAAGGATGAGTCCTATGCATTATTCAGGCAACTTGCCCTGCTCTTACAGGAACGTGGTGAAACTGGACCTTTTGCTCATCTGAATGCACGCATTCAGCAACTTTTTCCTGAAAAAACAGGATTTGTCATCGAAGTGTTGGCCAAGCAGTTGGAAGAAGGGAATGCCGCCAAGGCGGTTAGCGGACTCCAGGCGTTGTTGCGAAACGACCCTAAGAATAAGAATATATGGGAGCTGATCATTCGGGCGTACCGCCATCTTGGGCAACACCAGCAGCTTAGGGCGGTGTATGAACATTTTCTGCGCTATTTCCCGGATGACGTTTCGGCCAAGACCGGCTTGATAGCGTGCCATGCCGATCAGAAGGACATCAAGGGGGCATTGGCCCTGCTCGACCAGTACGAGCAGGATGTTGTCTCTTCCGGTGCATCCGGTGAGCTTGTGGCCATATACCGGAACCTTGCCGAATTTGATCCAATAAACCTGCGCATCCTCGAAGGGTACAAAAAGGCCTGTGAAGCAGTCGACATGATGGACGAGGTCTCTCAACTGGAGTCCAAAATTCAGACGTTGAAAAAGCTTTCGTCGGGAACTGATGCCCTTCCGGCTCCAGACAGATCTCCTGCTGGGACGGGCGATCTCTTTGAGGGAGCCGGACTGGCCCCCTCGTTGTCAGCATTGACGGATGGCGTTTCAGGCATGGATGCCGGTGTCTACATGCCGGAGAACGGTGAATCACCGGTTGCGGAGGAGGACGCCGCTGATGGTGTTGGCACCGAAAACGCTGTTGAAACGTTTCCGGATTACGGCGAAATCGAAATAGAGGTTGACATCGACGATTTTCCGTTTGAGGGCTCC
Encoded proteins:
- a CDS encoding GTPase-activating protein, which translates into the protein MSLLPKANPLYEKIPAHKLVPPEVLNKLAKGGFSGYLSYGDADFEANCIFIKGVLISISACEKGREKTGVEAFSLLFDKVLSSNGEINIYRMTADLAVCAHALILGTKQLSSSEVRRTDIKETLAQLRNQGLNGVIRFYTPDRSAIIFYKDGQPIGYYHDNAKTIEVSPEESRKIAVLPGALMEVRSTKPMEELMRCSLLHLVNLDKLWEAAQARQTIPRPKEVPDPQKIATTLLDDGKLQGLVEDLMEIAAAYLSKEGRITVEKCLQKAGGARILYDDEKAVTFIKQFENEARSIDGNARIEEMIELMRSEIAGRLAV
- a CDS encoding DedA family protein, whose amino-acid sequence is MHFQQLLKDYLQLHGYWVLFVGTFLEGEAILIMAGFLAFQGYLNVTGVIFTSWAGSFLGDQCYFYLGRFKGKSLLRRFHSIARKFREALHLIEKYGSFVAFISRYTYGFRIVLPIILGITSLAPRKFFWINLLSALSWAVVFSLAGYLFGKSAALVLDDVGKYEQYLMLILVGFIMMAWCFHAYHAFKLKGPARQRLARMRALRNARKTNP
- a CDS encoding RNA methyltransferase, yielding MKSILDNIAIVLVEPQSPGNIGMVCRAMKNMGLSRLRLVKGCDRFHPESLKFAVAAKNLLEQAEQFPDLASALADCALTIGTTRRHGKYRQEILSPVEVAANLREQAGPGCRAAVVFGREDSGLTTEELSLCRWHATIPSADEYGSLNLAQAVLVFCYELGKAGTPPGGGRNTPLATSEEMEPFFSQLSSCLLKIGFLNEQNPEHIMRSIRRIFFRAELDSREVSILRGAISQIDWASSDFDGRKRP
- a CDS encoding lipopolysaccharide assembly protein LapB encodes the protein MSSKKDKLIEEAQKHIQRGQLDKAVKIYVQVLSLEPSAINLRQKLAELLVKAGQSDGARTEYEAIGKHYASSGFYLKAIAVYKQVQKLFPGDIAITLTLAGLNEKHGLVGNALAEYKLAYDYYERESNGSESLKILEKMQAVDQQNANIKLKLAEAYFNAGKKDESYALFRQLALLLQERGETGPFAHLNARIQQLFPEKTGFVIEVLAKQLEEGNAAKAVSGLQALLRNDPKNKNIWELIIRAYRHLGQHQQLRAVYEHFLRYFPDDVSAKTGLIACHADQKDIKGALALLDQYEQDVVSSGASGELVAIYRNLAEFDPINLRILEGYKKACEAVDMMDEVSQLESKIQTLKKLSSGTDALPAPDRSPAGTGDLFEGAGLAPSLSALTDGVSGMDAGVYMPENGESPVAEEDAADGVGTENAVETFPDYGEIEIEVDIDDFPFEGSPAGEKENGSSDGWPDTFEDVADLISSSPRSVKFGCSLDSSDAQSHYDLGVAFREMGLYDEAINEFRQAASDPARRVECLVLQAACLRERGELDAAEKILNALAEPEQSVEDACLVKYELALVLEAQGQNERVAELMAEIDSVNAEFRDVHERLKNAGGSLEFSDEELQDFELK
- the ruvA gene encoding Holliday junction branch migration protein RuvA, translating into MIALLTGVVAYKSPDHIILDVHGVGYRVLIPFSTYYELPEEGGAASLHIHTSVREDAIQLYGFRTRLEKSFFQLLISVSGIGPKMARDILSNIQPGPLAQALVQGDVHKLSAIPGIGKKTAERLALELKDKAGKLDLASAPAFEAREIPAEDVMDDVVSALLNLGYKEPQVRKALGGLDAAGGATVEELLKQALKILMK
- a CDS encoding YgcG family protein; amino-acid sequence: MKLPNIFILAFLVLLPLPLQALDVPQLHGRVNDYARMLSPEAAQQLEQKLASFEHDSSTQIAVLTVPSLQGDDIDQFSIHVAEQWKLGQKGKDNGVLLVLAQAERKVRIEVGMGLQGVLPDITASHIIRDVMRPYLKSDNFDQGVTAGVDAIISATKGEFQAAPQERHKQAHKKGASPLPVLLLLIAVVVVLLGAFSRYLSGLAGAIGLPLAAFLTFPGLSLTMLLLLAGAGLVGGFLLSLLFSGMFGGGGGGGGFYGGGWGGGGFYGGGGGSSGGDGFSGGGGGFDGGGSSDDY
- a CDS encoding SemiSWEET family sugar transporter, with product MNPTHLGLIAGLLTSIAAIPQVAKTLRTRHARDISVWQPLLLSIGVALWMIYGMLIHNLPLILANIVPLVCNALLTGLKLYYRNDTA
- a CDS encoding LemA family protein, with translation MKRIIAKLPILLLLASLSGCGYNTMQANEEAVVAAWGNVESSYQRRADLIPNLVEVVKGYAKHEADTLKAVTEARAKVGSMQVSKDVLNNPESLNRFQQAQGELSGALSRLMVVVEKYPDLKANQNFMDLQKQLEGTENRINVARERYNASVQVFNTSIRTFPNSLTNSLLLHLNRKEAFKAEEGAKTAPKIKF